CAAACCTCGCAGGAATAAAATCCCCAAACCCCTTTTGGCTGGCATCTGCGCCACCGACCAATTCCGGATACCAGGTGATGAAAGCATTTGACAAGGGCTGGGGTGGAGCCGTATGGAAAACGGTAGGCGTACCCATTGTAAATGTCTCCAGCCGTTATGGTGGCGTGAATTACAACGGACAGCGCCTGATCGGGCTAAACAATATTGAATTAATAACAGACCGCCCGCTCAAAGATAATTTGAAAGATATGGAAGAAGTAAAAAAGCACTTCCCCGATAATGCCGTTGTTGCTTCCTTAATGGTTGAATCAAAAGAAGAATGGCATCAAATAGTAAAAGATGTTGAGAATGCAGGGGCAGATGGAATAGAGCTGAATTTCGGCTGCCCTCATGGCATGTGCGAACGCGGGATGGGCTCGGCTGTGGGCCAGGAACCTGAAGTGTTGACAACCATCGTATCCTGGGTGAAAGAAGCAGCTACTGTACCTGTAATTGTTAAATTAAGCCCCAATATTAGTTTCATCACAGACCCTGCTGTTGCTGCCAACAAAGGCGGAGGCGATGCGATCTCATTAGTAAATACTTTTCAGAGTCTTGTTGGCGTTGACCTGGATAAATTTGTTCCTTACCCGGTAGTGAATGGGCAAAGTACAAATGGTGGTTATTGCGGTCCCGCAATTAAGCCCATTGCTTTAAATATGGTTAAAAATTGCGCCCTGCATCCGGATGTGAGGCTGCCCATCTCCGGGATCGGTGGCATTTCAACCTGGCGGGATGCGGTAGAATTTATGCTTTTAGGCGCTTCTAATGTACAGGTTTGCACTGCTGTGATGCATTTTGGTTTTGGAATAATAGATGAACTGATCAGCGGTTTGAAGATATACATGCAGGATAAAGGATTTACCAAAGTAACCGATCTTGTGGGCAAAGCTTTACCTAATGTATCGGAATGGGGTGACCTGGATCTAAGCTACAAGGTTATTGCTGAAATTAATAAAGATAAATGTATTGGCTGCCAGCTTTGTTATATCGCTTGTGAAGACGGGGCACACCAGGCGATTGGATTAGTAGAACAGAATGATGTTCCGTTTAAAAAGGAGGATGGCAGCGAAGGCATTGGCAGCGACAGGGTTCCTTATATTATTGAAGAGAATTGTGTGGGATGTAATCTGTGCTCATTAGTTTGTCCTGTAGAGGATTGTATCACCATGGTTGAAAGAGACACAGGCAAACCATCTGAAACCTGGAACCAACGGATTGAAAAAGGAACCATACCTACTGAATTTAATGATAAGCTTGCAGGGGGGATTGGGCATTTTACTCCCAAACCTGCGGATGCGTTGAAAAAGTAAGAAAAAAATGCCACAAAGACGTACTAGATACACAAAGGTAATTTTACATATTTTGTGCCTTAGTTAGTGGCAAGAAAAAATGGAATTAAAAATCAATAATCTATCAAAAACTTATCCGAATGGTGTAGAGGCGTTAAAAAATGTCTCCTTAACGATTCCTACTGGCATGTTTGGTTTACTTGGGCCGAATGGCGCAGGTAAATCAACCTTAATGCGCATCATTGCTACTTTACAGCAAGCAGATACGGGTTCTGTTTATCTTGATGATCTAAACGTATTGGACCAAAAGGATGAAGTTAGAAAATTATTGGGATATCTACCGCAGGAATTTGGCTTGTACCCAAAAGTAACTGCTGAAGGTTTGTTGAATCATTTTGCAGTATTAAAAGGTGTTTCTAATCCTAAAGAAAGAAAAGAAGTGATCCATGGTTTACTTCAATTAACCAATTTATATGAGGTGAGAAAGAAAAATCTGGGAACTTTTTCCGGAGGTATGAAACAACGGTTTGGTATTGCACAAGCACTTTTAGGCGACCCAAAGTTGATCATTGTAGATGAACCTACGGCAGGGTTAGACCCTGCTGAGCGCATACGGTTTCATAACCTGCTGAGTGAAATCGGGGAAAATGTCATTGTTATACTTTCTACGCATATTGTGGATGATGTAAGTGATCTATGCAGCAGCATGGCAATCATTCATCTTGGAGAGGTGCTCTTAACCGGAAGCCCTTTGCAGCTTATGAATGATCTGAAAGGCAAAGTGTGGGAAAAAGTAATTGAGAAAGATCAGCTAAAAGCGTATAAGGATAAATTTAATGTTATCTCTGCCAGGTTGTTTGCCGGCAAGTCCCTGATCCATGTGTATAGTGAACAAAAACCGGATAAATCTTTTGAGACGGTACCACCTGAATTGGAAGATGTATATTTTTCTACTATTACAAAAGATATTCATGTTTAAAGAAATTTTCTTTTTTGAACTTAAATACCGCTTCAAGCGCCCTGCCAATTACATATATTTTGGCATTTTCTTTTTGCTGACTTTCCTGGCAGTGAATGGAATGGCCGGGGGTTTCAAAGGAGTGGTCATCAGTGTTGGCAGCGGAGGCGGAGGGAAAGTACTGGCAAACTCACCATATCAAATTTATCTCCTGATAACTCTTCTAAGTTATTTTGGCATTTTGGTGACTTCAGCCATTATGGGCAATCCTGTTTACAGGGATTTTGAACACCAAACGCATTCTTTATTCTATTCAAAACCTATTTCTAAATTCGGATATTTAGCGGGCAGGTTTTTGGGTTCATTGGTAATTGCTTTTTTGGTTTTTTTAGGTCTTGGAATAGGGATTTTAACTGCTTCATGGATGCCGTGGTTAGACCAGGATTATATTGGTCCATTTTATGCAATGGCTTATGTGCAGCCCTATTTAGTTACAGTACTTCCCAACCTGATATTTACAGGCGCTATCTTTTTTGCATTAGCCACGCTCACCAGGAATATTCTTTCTACTTATGTTGGAAGTGTTGTTTTCTTAGTCTTGTATTTTATGGGGCTCAGCCTTCTTTCTGACCTGGAAAATGAAACTATTGCAGCATTATTAGATCCATTTGGAGAAAGCGCTACCGGATTAGCAACAAAATATTGGACAGTAGCTGAAAAGAATACATTGATCATTCCATTTACCGGGCACTTATTTTTCAACAGAATTATCTGGTTAAGTGCCGGTGTATTGATCTTTGCTTTTGCATATAAAAAATTCAGCTTCTCTTATTTTATTTCAGAAAAGAGATCTAGGAAAAAATTGAAGCAGCAAACTTTAGAAACTGAAACAATAGATTGGGCAGGGAAATTTTTAATACCACGAGCAACCAGGATATTTTCCTTTTCTACAAATTTAGTACAATATATTAAACTTACAGGGCAGGAATTAAAAGGAATTGTAAAGAACGTTTACTTTATAGCCATACTATTTGCCGGTGTAGTGCTGATGTTTGTTAATGGAAGCCAGGTTGGAAAGTTTTATGGAACAACTACCTATCCCGTTACCTACCAGGTTAT
This genomic stretch from Cytophagales bacterium harbors:
- a CDS encoding ABC transporter ATP-binding protein; the encoded protein is MELKINNLSKTYPNGVEALKNVSLTIPTGMFGLLGPNGAGKSTLMRIIATLQQADTGSVYLDDLNVLDQKDEVRKLLGYLPQEFGLYPKVTAEGLLNHFAVLKGVSNPKERKEVIHGLLQLTNLYEVRKKNLGTFSGGMKQRFGIAQALLGDPKLIIVDEPTAGLDPAERIRFHNLLSEIGENVIVILSTHIVDDVSDLCSSMAIIHLGEVLLTGSPLQLMNDLKGKVWEKVIEKDQLKAYKDKFNVISARLFAGKSLIHVYSEQKPDKSFETVPPELEDVYFSTITKDIHV
- the preA gene encoding NAD-dependent dihydropyrimidine dehydrogenase subunit PreA, with the protein product MIDLTTNLAGIKSPNPFWLASAPPTNSGYQVMKAFDKGWGGAVWKTVGVPIVNVSSRYGGVNYNGQRLIGLNNIELITDRPLKDNLKDMEEVKKHFPDNAVVASLMVESKEEWHQIVKDVENAGADGIELNFGCPHGMCERGMGSAVGQEPEVLTTIVSWVKEAATVPVIVKLSPNISFITDPAVAANKGGGDAISLVNTFQSLVGVDLDKFVPYPVVNGQSTNGGYCGPAIKPIALNMVKNCALHPDVRLPISGIGGISTWRDAVEFMLLGASNVQVCTAVMHFGFGIIDELISGLKIYMQDKGFTKVTDLVGKALPNVSEWGDLDLSYKVIAEINKDKCIGCQLCYIACEDGAHQAIGLVEQNDVPFKKEDGSEGIGSDRVPYIIEENCVGCNLCSLVCPVEDCITMVERDTGKPSETWNQRIEKGTIPTEFNDKLAGGIGHFTPKPADALKK